One window of Helicobacter sp. MIT 99-5507 genomic DNA carries:
- the flgK gene encoding flagellar hook-associated protein FlgK, with amino-acid sequence MGGILSSLNTSQTGLNAHQLMVDVTGNNIANASDEFYSRQRVIVSPEKPLYFQKYNLGRGVDIETIQRIHDEFTFSRYRKAASDAEFYDTEFDTLREASAFFPEVDGVGIYNDLENYFNAWKDVEKNPSDPSQKQVLAQNIQTLITNIKDTRRRLFDLQIKQSEELKVTIEEINSIAKQIAEINGKLAQMEDSRELKQANELRDRRDELEFNLSKLIGSNVFKDKLKSQARLNSDSADFDYGYTLNIAGGFNIVDGSIHHPLVIDNEDNQDGLYSVYFQGYDFKKVDITDKISGGKSGALLDLVSYGKNGGKIGKLQEYINDLDTFALGFIEATNSVYAQSATTELKSQVLTINSQDVLSDSVYNIKNGSFDVIVYDTKGNEILRKAVNIDGITTMEDVINYLNKNTDDNNDNNPLNDFDDYFRAYYDDEAKQFMILPKDSSMGLNVSIEDKGSNFVGAIGVNRLLYGNNAQNMELNTMYAKDPTLIRQHKAPVSGNFDIATMMLDLQYKDSEFFPTRSKKQEMTIPKYFQFVTGKVANDTNDVKILGDTKQSVLAAVKKEYLGISQVSIDEEMINLIKFQSGYAANAKVITTIDRMIDTLLTIKQ; translated from the coding sequence ATGGGTGGAATATTATCATCATTAAATACCTCCCAAACAGGTTTAAACGCACATCAACTAATGGTTGATGTTACAGGTAATAATATAGCAAATGCTAGTGATGAATTTTACTCAAGACAAAGGGTGATTGTATCTCCAGAAAAGCCTCTTTATTTTCAAAAATACAATCTTGGTCGTGGTGTAGATATAGAGACCATTCAAAGAATCCACGATGAATTTACATTTTCAAGATATAGAAAAGCAGCTAGTGATGCAGAATTTTATGATACAGAGTTTGACACGCTTAGAGAAGCATCCGCTTTTTTTCCTGAAGTTGATGGAGTGGGTATCTATAATGATCTTGAAAACTATTTTAATGCATGGAAAGATGTAGAGAAGAATCCTTCTGATCCTTCACAAAAGCAAGTATTGGCACAAAATATCCAGACTTTAATAACAAATATAAAAGATACAAGAAGACGACTTTTTGATTTGCAAATAAAGCAAAGTGAAGAATTAAAAGTTACTATAGAAGAGATTAATTCTATCGCTAAACAGATTGCAGAAATCAATGGAAAATTAGCACAGATGGAAGATTCTAGGGAATTAAAACAAGCAAATGAGCTTAGAGATAGAAGAGATGAGCTTGAATTCAATTTATCAAAGCTAATTGGTAGCAATGTATTTAAAGATAAGTTAAAAAGTCAAGCAAGATTAAATAGTGATAGTGCAGATTTTGATTATGGCTACACTCTAAATATAGCAGGTGGTTTTAATATAGTTGATGGCTCTATTCATCATCCATTAGTTATTGATAATGAAGATAATCAAGATGGATTATATAGCGTATATTTTCAAGGATATGACTTTAAAAAAGTAGATATTACAGATAAGATTAGTGGAGGCAAAAGTGGAGCTTTGCTTGATTTGGTCTCATATGGTAAAAATGGCGGAAAAATAGGAAAACTTCAAGAATATATAAATGATTTAGATACTTTTGCACTAGGTTTTATAGAGGCTACAAATAGTGTTTATGCACAAAGTGCAACCACAGAGTTAAAAAGTCAAGTATTAACAATAAACAGCCAAGATGTATTATCAGATTCTGTTTATAATATAAAAAATGGATCATTTGATGTTATCGTCTATGATACTAAAGGTAATGAAATACTTAGAAAAGCTGTAAATATTGATGGTATTACAACTATGGAAGATGTCATAAACTATCTAAATAAAAATACAGATGACAATAATGATAATAATCCACTAAATGATTTTGATGATTATTTTAGAGCTTACTATGATGATGAAGCTAAGCAATTTATGATTTTGCCAAAAGACAGTTCAATGGGGTTAAATGTAAGCATAGAGGATAAAGGTAGCAATTTTGTTGGAGCAATCGGTGTAAATAGACTTCTTTATGGAAATAATGCACAAAATATGGAGTTAAATACTATGTATGCAAAAGACCCAACGCTAATTCGCCAGCATAAAGCTCCAGTTAGTGGGAATTTTGATATCGCTACTATGATGTTAGATCTTCAATATAAAGATAGTGAATTTTTTCCTACTCGTAGTAAAAAGCAAGAAATGACAATACCTAAATATTTTCAGTTTGTTACAGGAAAGGTAGCAAATGATACAAATGATGTAAAAATTTTAGGGGATACAAAGCAATCAGTCTTAGCAGCTGTAAAAAAAGAATATTTAGGCATTAGCCAGGTAAGCATTGATGAAGAAATGATAAATCTTATAAAATTCCAAAGTGGTTATGCAGCAAATGCAAAGGTAATAACTACTATTGATAGAATGATTGATACACTTTTAACAATAAAGCAATAA
- a CDS encoding flagellar biosynthesis anti-sigma factor FlgM: MIIRPSSLQNSIATNQDNNVNNDKKDIKEENLQIDSTKNIQSAANTVSDETNNPSKADEIKQKIDNGEYKIDIKDTADKMAQKLLIGILIF; encoded by the coding sequence ATGATAATTAGACCAAGTAGTTTGCAAAATAGTATTGCAACTAATCAAGATAATAATGTAAATAATGATAAAAAGGATATTAAAGAGGAGAATCTACAAATAGATTCTACTAAAAATATTCAAAGTGCAGCAAATACGGTTAGTGATGAAACTAACAATCCAAGCAAAGCTGATGAAATCAAACAAAAAATAGATAATGGCGAATACAAAATCGATATTAAAGATACTGCTGATAAAATGGCACAAAAATTGCTTATTGGAATCTTAATATTTTAA